A single window of Candidatus Cloacimonadota bacterium DNA harbors:
- a CDS encoding flippase-like domain-containing protein — protein MKNSRTSKIIIIILKLIVTLLILYFIFKKLDLHALARDFFSIKIWIILVIIITTIVKLLIQAYNWGKYLKLNSDYSPQKYEILKSYFVGLALRFLGPGGIGVVGKIYFVNNKKKATLASIGVERIFLTWKNLFFAAIASIFYFSSINIVIKIVVLVAVIFLPYIIYLFSFFTKNEKIQSYLLNYLKKVPEIMFAQIIFVLITFFQYFILMRHFVDISFFRIMISVPLIHISHLIPLSFNGFGLRETFAIEVFSKYGISPELAVTSTFLIFFFNSVLPALIGLYYIFKIKHDKNFGNNVEKLQTF, from the coding sequence ATGAAAAACTCAAGAACTTCAAAGATCATAATCATTATTCTAAAATTGATCGTTACACTCCTAATTTTATACTTTATTTTCAAAAAACTCGATCTTCATGCGCTTGCTCGAGATTTCTTTTCCATAAAGATTTGGATTATCCTGGTTATAATTATCACAACAATCGTCAAACTTCTCATCCAAGCATATAATTGGGGTAAATATTTAAAACTAAATTCTGACTATTCACCCCAAAAATATGAAATATTGAAATCGTATTTTGTTGGATTAGCTCTTCGTTTTTTAGGTCCCGGTGGTATTGGTGTTGTAGGAAAAATCTATTTTGTTAATAATAAAAAGAAAGCAACTCTTGCCTCAATAGGGGTTGAACGTATTTTCCTCACATGGAAAAATCTCTTTTTTGCCGCCATTGCTTCGATATTCTATTTTTCAAGTATAAACATTGTAATAAAAATCGTTGTTCTTGTTGCTGTGATTTTTCTTCCTTATATCATCTATCTATTTTCTTTTTTCACAAAGAATGAAAAGATACAATCGTATCTATTAAATTATCTGAAAAAGGTGCCTGAGATAATGTTTGCACAGATTATATTTGTTTTGATAACCTTCTTTCAGTATTTTATTCTGATGCGTCATTTTGTAGATATTAGTTTTTTTAGGATTATGATTTCCGTTCCTCTTATTCATATATCCCACCTTATTCCCCTTTCGTTCAACGGATTTGGACTCCGTGAAACCTTCGCTATCGAGGTCTTCTCAAAATATGGCATTAGTCCTGAGCTTGCCGTAACATCGACTTTTCTTATCTTTTTCTTTAATTCTGTTTTGCCAGCACTCATAGGTCTTTATTATATTTTTAAGATAAAACATGATAAAAATTTCGGAAATAATGTAGAGAAATTACAAACATTTTAA
- a CDS encoding LysM peptidoglycan-binding domain-containing protein: MKKYIVIFVLMIILPTFLQAEVRYLTEEEYKDLSKEETLRYWEALENEMMMLQVRQANSCSQIPENDQKIATLKEEINLLDQEYDVIYTRIMNSIGTVSHSDLVDFEQKLNEIKNKLDYYDQLPNSELYKSNQEIKNFIAQYEGLKDENLARAPQFQNDFAEIDNRIEMLKENMYPYGEYNEDNYTVVRGDYLVKIAGYEHIYNDPAKWGIIYRANRDQIKDPDLIYPGQVFKIPRGLPSSWKVYKGECLWTISSYPEIYNDPFQWPKIYRANTDQIKDPDLIYPNQILRIPRD; the protein is encoded by the coding sequence ATGAAAAAGTATATTGTAATATTCGTATTGATGATTATTCTACCCACATTCCTTCAAGCAGAAGTTCGATATCTTACCGAAGAAGAGTATAAAGATCTTTCCAAAGAGGAAACACTCAGATACTGGGAAGCTCTCGAAAATGAGATGATGATGCTCCAAGTTCGTCAGGCAAATTCCTGTTCACAGATTCCTGAGAATGATCAGAAAATCGCTACACTCAAAGAAGAGATAAACCTCCTTGACCAGGAATATGATGTAATCTATACGCGAATCATGAATTCAATCGGCACGGTTTCTCATAGCGACTTGGTTGATTTCGAACAGAAACTGAATGAAATTAAGAACAAACTCGACTATTATGACCAACTACCAAATTCAGAATTATATAAGAGTAATCAAGAGATTAAAAATTTCATTGCTCAATATGAAGGTCTGAAAGACGAGAATTTAGCACGAGCTCCCCAATTCCAGAATGATTTTGCAGAGATCGACAACCGTATTGAGATGCTCAAGGAAAACATGTATCCTTATGGTGAATACAATGAGGATAATTACACAGTTGTGAGAGGTGATTATCTCGTGAAAATCGCTGGATATGAGCATATCTACAATGATCCTGCAAAATGGGGAATCATTTACCGTGCGAACAGAGATCAGATCAAAGATCCTGACCTAATCTATCCCGGACAGGTTTTCAAAATACCTCGCGGACTTCCTTCAAGCTGGAAAGTATACAAGGGTGAATGCCTTTGGACGATATCAAGCTATCCTGAGATCTATAACGATCCATTCCAGTGGCCTAAAATCTACAGAGCAAATACAGATCAGATCAAAGATCCCGATTTGATCTATCCTAACCAGATTCTTCGAATACCCCGAGACTAA
- a CDS encoding HDIG domain-containing protein has product MKTYIPTKKISQAFIAVGITTILIFLINFFITQEKIIVRKSAFNVGQISNQTIVAPFNFYIYEDPEILKEKQAIAESRVLPKYQFSDDVIFDVQATVNDLYSFLGNLLTKDTLHAQRLIEINKAGYDFTEKELVLLENKYDREKIYEFLLLQVKSVLAVGIIKDEPKIEMISLLDGNIEKTVPINELFTKDTAINYILNQLPPEYNTDEWKGIVNKILQKILQPNILYDKTATDIAKKRASESVPQILGEVLKNELIVQEHQRITGDMLRKLNALEQAEQMRMVSERSGSNVLSSIAEFVYIFLVLSLSIILAYFMKPELLTTFSFFQTFLIFTACMALLIVMITNLTNWSVYILPFGIPVILLAFLIDVPAAIMFGFVNFFLLSGLLGWKFIPTTIICIAGMSAVLPLENPRSRRDFYNAAFYMLIFFIALVLIFGALQHIKILDILNDVKWGLLSVLITLVGSMTLLAPIEQRLPVITNIHLLELADFGNPLLKNLTEVSSGTYHHCIVVGNLAETAAKAIGANPILSRVGSYYHDIGKTKNPEYFTENTAEKESMHKQLTATQSVKIVKQHVDDGVKLARDHHIPKAIVDIIQQHHGTSQISFFLNEALEQEEVIDEQDFYYDGPKPQTKEAAIVMIADMVESTTKSLDEPTVEDIENIVKKTVKRLVDTDQLSESGISLKELKTLQESMIPILLGIYQKRIAYPE; this is encoded by the coding sequence ATGAAAACATATATTCCAACCAAGAAAATATCACAAGCCTTCATCGCAGTTGGTATTACAACTATTCTGATTTTTTTAATAAATTTTTTTATTACTCAAGAAAAAATTATTGTCCGAAAATCAGCATTCAATGTGGGACAGATTTCAAACCAAACGATTGTTGCCCCATTTAATTTCTATATTTATGAAGATCCGGAAATTCTGAAAGAAAAACAAGCTATAGCTGAAAGTCGTGTTTTGCCAAAATACCAATTTTCAGATGATGTTATTTTCGATGTTCAAGCCACTGTAAACGATTTATATAGTTTTTTGGGTAACCTCTTAACAAAGGATACACTTCATGCTCAAAGATTAATTGAGATAAATAAAGCTGGTTATGATTTTACAGAGAAAGAACTTGTGTTGCTTGAGAACAAATATGACCGTGAAAAAATATATGAATTCTTACTTCTGCAGGTAAAAAGTGTTCTCGCAGTCGGTATCATTAAGGATGAACCAAAGATTGAAATGATAAGCTTGCTGGATGGGAATATTGAAAAAACAGTTCCTATCAATGAATTATTTACGAAAGATACAGCAATTAATTATATACTCAATCAATTGCCCCCTGAATACAATACAGATGAGTGGAAAGGGATCGTAAACAAGATATTACAGAAAATACTACAACCAAACATACTTTATGATAAAACTGCAACAGATATTGCGAAGAAACGTGCAAGTGAGAGTGTCCCACAAATACTCGGTGAAGTTTTAAAAAATGAACTTATAGTTCAGGAACATCAGAGGATTACAGGTGATATGTTGAGAAAACTCAACGCTCTTGAGCAAGCTGAGCAAATGCGGATGGTTTCTGAACGATCAGGTTCGAATGTCCTTTCATCGATAGCAGAATTTGTTTATATCTTCCTTGTACTCTCTTTATCCATAATCCTCGCTTACTTTATGAAACCGGAACTTCTTACGACCTTCTCTTTTTTCCAGACGTTTTTGATTTTCACTGCCTGCATGGCCCTTCTCATTGTTATGATCACAAACCTCACAAACTGGTCTGTGTACATTCTTCCATTTGGAATTCCCGTCATTTTGCTTGCCTTTCTAATCGATGTGCCTGCAGCAATTATGTTTGGTTTTGTGAACTTCTTCCTCCTATCCGGACTACTTGGCTGGAAATTCATTCCGACCACGATCATCTGTATTGCTGGAATGAGTGCGGTGCTCCCCCTTGAAAATCCTCGAAGTAGAAGGGATTTTTATAACGCAGCTTTTTACATGCTCATATTTTTTATTGCGCTTGTATTAATTTTTGGCGCTCTTCAGCATATAAAAATACTCGATATATTAAATGATGTCAAATGGGGCTTGCTTTCTGTTTTGATCACCCTGGTAGGAAGCATGACATTGCTTGCACCGATTGAACAACGCTTACCTGTTATAACGAATATTCACCTGCTGGAGCTCGCAGATTTTGGCAATCCTCTTTTAAAAAATCTCACCGAGGTTTCATCAGGCACATATCACCATTGTATTGTTGTTGGAAATCTGGCTGAAACTGCTGCTAAAGCAATCGGGGCAAATCCAATCCTATCACGAGTGGGAAGTTATTATCATGATATAGGAAAAACAAAGAATCCTGAATATTTTACTGAAAATACTGCTGAGAAAGAAAGCATGCACAAGCAGCTTACAGCAACTCAAAGCGTTAAAATCGTAAAACAGCATGTAGACGACGGCGTAAAGCTTGCACGAGACCATCATATTCCTAAGGCAATTGTCGATATCATTCAACAACATCACGGCACTTCGCAGATAAGTTTCTTCTTGAATGAAGCGCTGGAACAGGAAGAGGTTATCGACGAACAGGATTTCTATTATGACGGACCAAAACCTCAGACAAAAGAAGCTGCTATCGTAATGATCGCCGACATGGTCGAATCTACAACGAAGTCGCTGGATGAACCTACCGTTGAAGATATTGAAAATATCGTAAAGAAAACAGTTAAACGTTTGGTTGATACCGATCAACTTTCTGAGAGTGGTATCTCTTTGAAGGAATTAAAAACTTTACAGGAAAGTATGATACCTATTTTACTTGGCATCTATCAAAAACGTATTGCATATCCTGAATAA
- the ybeY gene encoding rRNA maturation RNase YbeY — translation MEQSNQQIINETDAEIDQRRIQKLITHILHREGLSQDTILNIVFTDNKTIHELNRRFLDRNRATDVLSFNVHTEYLPSDLHILGDVYVSAEKAQEQASQFGVTLQNELERLVTHGMLHLIGYEHDNPDKLKLMEILTETYIQDLEKVGI, via the coding sequence ATGGAACAAAGTAATCAACAGATCATCAACGAAACAGACGCCGAAATAGACCAACGGCGGATACAGAAACTTATTACGCATATTTTGCATAGAGAAGGTCTCTCACAAGATACTATCCTTAACATCGTTTTTACAGATAACAAAACAATTCATGAGCTAAATAGAAGATTTCTTGATAGAAATCGTGCCACAGATGTGCTGTCATTTAATGTTCATACAGAATATCTGCCAAGCGACCTTCACATTCTTGGAGATGTATATGTTTCTGCCGAGAAAGCGCAGGAACAGGCAAGCCAGTTTGGCGTTACGCTTCAGAACGAACTTGAACGACTTGTTACACACGGAATGCTGCACCTCATTGGCTATGAACATGATAATCCAGACAAACTTAAGCTCATGGAGATCTTAACAGAAACATATATTCAAGATTTAGAGAAGGTGGGAATATAA
- a CDS encoding HlyC/CorC family transporter, whose amino-acid sequence MAVRIILMLVFLVLSGFFSSSETALFSLSKMYLKKLENSKKWSHKYVPQLLKHPQQLLITILLGNTIVNVTFASIAAMIALNIAHSVSGLSHVIALAIEIFLATVIILIFGEVVPKVFAIQYAEKYSTFISLPVGFFKIILFPIVKILELFTNIFTHGTNHGLIDSNIKITSEDIKSIVYDETPDLVDIHKEEREMLNSAFEFSDTKVKEILTPRIDINAVDIEDGFDALVQVIKDSGFSRIPIYRGTVDNIIGMVYSKDIILNLGSQKKIKELMRPCYFVPENMKLSFILSYFRKNKIHMAVVVDEYGGTTGLVTLEDVLEEIVGEILDESDVEKIEIKPITKNEYIIDCSTDIDEVCKKFKLDVADKFDSFSGFLYHLFGKIPHKGETVIYKDIYKFTVESIDSQRITNVRLSIVEPAREE is encoded by the coding sequence ATGGCTGTTAGAATAATTTTAATGCTTGTTTTTCTTGTTTTGTCAGGATTTTTCTCCTCATCTGAAACAGCGCTCTTTTCTCTTTCAAAAATGTATTTGAAAAAACTTGAGAATTCAAAAAAATGGTCACACAAATATGTCCCTCAACTTCTTAAGCATCCCCAACAGCTTCTGATTACTATTCTGCTTGGAAATACGATCGTTAATGTAACCTTTGCTTCAATAGCAGCGATGATTGCGCTTAATATAGCACATTCGGTCTCCGGCTTAAGTCATGTTATTGCACTGGCAATCGAAATCTTTCTTGCCACAGTCATTATCCTCATTTTTGGTGAGGTTGTACCGAAAGTTTTTGCCATTCAATATGCAGAAAAATACTCAACCTTTATCTCACTTCCGGTCGGTTTTTTTAAGATCATATTATTTCCAATAGTGAAAATATTAGAGCTCTTTACCAACATTTTTACGCACGGAACCAATCATGGTTTGATTGATTCGAATATAAAAATCACCTCTGAAGACATTAAAAGCATCGTGTATGATGAAACCCCTGATCTCGTTGATATCCACAAAGAAGAAAGGGAAATGCTCAACAGCGCATTCGAATTTTCAGACACGAAGGTCAAAGAGATACTCACACCTCGAATAGATATAAATGCTGTTGATATTGAGGATGGATTTGACGCACTTGTCCAGGTGATCAAAGATAGTGGATTCTCACGTATACCGATTTATCGCGGTACGGTGGATAATATCATTGGGATGGTTTACAGCAAAGATATCATACTAAATCTTGGATCACAAAAGAAGATAAAGGAATTGATGCGCCCATGCTATTTCGTGCCTGAAAATATGAAGCTCAGTTTCATTCTCAGTTACTTCAGGAAAAATAAGATTCATATGGCAGTAGTAGTTGATGAGTATGGAGGTACAACTGGATTAGTAACCCTTGAAGATGTGCTTGAAGAAATTGTCGGTGAAATTCTGGACGAAAGCGATGTCGAGAAGATCGAAATCAAGCCCATTACGAAAAACGAATATATTATAGACTGTTCTACTGATATTGATGAAGTGTGCAAGAAGTTCAAACTTGATGTCGCCGACAAGTTTGATAGTTTCTCGGGATTTCTCTATCACCTTTTTGGCAAAATACCCCACAAAGGTGAGACGGTCATTTATAAGGATATTTATAAGTTTACTGTTGAATCGATAGACAGCCAACGCATTACCAATGTACGTTTAAGCATAGTAGAACCAGCACGTGAAGAATAA
- a CDS encoding DUF3108 domain-containing protein, giving the protein MKNKSWLILFILVIPLLCLAEATIYEYKIHYAGLPVAHVTIRVESGDSTRIITLESTSKGLISALFPVENTYVSSCDDKYIPKHFWKTIYQQNVQEKKVIIFDQTDGKIVIRDKMVEKVDTLSCNTPIYDIVSMTFSLLQEVPKKATYTCYGNYRIWELTVEQEKIVELSFQRKKYPCYEYMITSAIEFDSKISSKTDILTNNIFKENGKTQYWITKDKPHLLLKAKYKRFPFSIYLYLSSIATQ; this is encoded by the coding sequence GTGAAGAATAAGTCCTGGTTGATTCTCTTTATTTTGGTTATACCTCTTCTTTGTTTGGCAGAAGCAACAATTTATGAGTATAAAATTCATTATGCAGGACTTCCTGTTGCTCATGTCACGATAAGGGTTGAATCTGGTGATTCTACAAGAATTATAACACTTGAAAGTACATCGAAGGGATTGATATCAGCTCTTTTTCCGGTTGAAAATACCTATGTAAGTTCTTGCGATGATAAGTATATCCCAAAACATTTCTGGAAAACGATCTATCAACAGAATGTTCAAGAGAAGAAAGTTATCATTTTTGACCAGACTGATGGAAAGATAGTAATCCGTGATAAAATGGTTGAAAAAGTTGATACTCTTTCTTGCAACACCCCGATCTATGATATAGTCAGTATGACTTTCTCTTTACTTCAAGAAGTTCCTAAAAAAGCAACATACACCTGTTATGGTAATTATCGGATATGGGAACTGACAGTCGAACAGGAGAAGATAGTAGAGCTTTCATTTCAGAGGAAAAAATATCCATGCTACGAGTACATGATCACATCTGCTATAGAATTTGACTCCAAGATAAGTTCGAAAACCGACATTCTGACCAATAATATCTTTAAGGAAAATGGAAAAACTCAGTATTGGATTACGAAAGACAAACCACACCTTCTATTAAAAGCAAAGTATAAACGTTTTCCGTTCAGTATATATCTTTATCTTAGCAGCATAGCAACACAATAA
- a CDS encoding VanZ family protein, whose product MKMGFRIALIIWTILMLTLSSLPDFKAPDVLPKFADKVVHLTEYCIWAILFLLMLKQEDRINTLLNAFVAVLIFGAILGIFDEVHQRFISGRSMDKYDLLADVIGIILAIILFRIFYRRPKYYIPERK is encoded by the coding sequence ATGAAAATGGGATTCAGAATAGCTCTTATCATATGGACAATTCTTATGCTGACATTGTCCTCTTTGCCGGATTTCAAAGCTCCGGATGTTCTTCCAAAATTTGCAGATAAGGTCGTTCATCTGACCGAATACTGCATCTGGGCAATTCTTTTTCTTTTGATGCTCAAACAGGAAGACAGGATCAACACATTGCTGAATGCTTTTGTAGCTGTGTTAATCTTCGGGGCTATTCTCGGCATATTTGATGAGGTCCACCAGAGATTTATATCAGGTCGTTCAATGGATAAATATGACTTGCTCGCTGATGTAATCGGAATCATACTTGCAATAATCCTGTTTAGAATATTCTACAGAAGACCGAAATATTATATTCCCGAACGAAAATAA
- a CDS encoding histidine--tRNA ligase: MKYQAPRGTYDILPQDIKKWHYIESIIRHVTTLNNYFEVRVPIFEQLDLFQRSVGEDTDIVEKEMYTFQDKKGRELALRPEGTASIARMVVDHALHSSKREPLRLWYEGPMFRYSRPQKGRYRQFVQFGIECIGSSNPIIDSEVIAIGWQILQEAKVPDVSLEINSVGCPECRSEYNILLKEYLTKDKEKYCTDCQRRMEHNPLRVFDCKNEKCQQLVTNAPRMLDNLCNVCKEHFDGVEKYLDLMNVPYVVNPEIVRGLDYYTKTAFEYKINYLGAQDALGGGGRYDGLIEYLGGPSTPAVGLSMGLERIILSLEKSGFKFPDTSALEVLIIPIGNEAIKESIGLMQELHSAEISALIADEDSSVGSNLKYCDKNNIPFAILIGETELRTGMYVIKDIQQKDQSEIQKNEVVTYIKSYQGDAV; encoded by the coding sequence ATGAAATACCAGGCACCGCGTGGAACATATGATATATTACCACAGGATATCAAAAAGTGGCATTACATTGAGAGTATAATTCGTCACGTTACCACTTTGAATAACTACTTTGAAGTTCGAGTACCTATTTTTGAACAACTGGATCTTTTCCAGCGAAGTGTTGGTGAAGACACTGATATTGTTGAAAAGGAGATGTACACATTTCAAGATAAAAAAGGCAGAGAACTTGCACTCAGACCGGAGGGAACTGCATCGATTGCTCGGATGGTTGTTGATCATGCCCTTCATTCTTCAAAAAGAGAACCGCTGCGATTATGGTACGAAGGTCCGATGTTCAGATACTCAAGACCTCAGAAAGGACGCTACAGACAATTCGTCCAATTTGGAATCGAATGCATTGGCTCTTCAAATCCAATCATAGATTCTGAAGTAATTGCGATTGGGTGGCAGATATTACAGGAAGCGAAAGTGCCAGACGTATCTCTTGAAATTAACAGTGTTGGATGTCCTGAATGTAGGAGTGAGTACAACATCCTTCTTAAAGAATACTTAACTAAAGATAAAGAAAAATATTGCACCGACTGTCAGCGAAGAATGGAGCATAATCCCCTGAGGGTATTTGACTGTAAAAATGAGAAATGCCAACAGCTTGTTACCAATGCTCCGCGTATGCTCGATAATCTTTGCAATGTATGCAAAGAACATTTCGATGGTGTTGAGAAATATCTTGATCTGATGAATGTTCCATATGTTGTAAATCCCGAAATTGTCAGGGGTTTGGATTATTATACAAAAACAGCTTTCGAGTATAAAATCAATTACCTTGGTGCCCAGGATGCCCTTGGTGGGGGAGGAAGGTATGACGGCTTGATTGAGTATCTTGGAGGACCATCAACACCTGCAGTTGGTTTGTCCATGGGATTGGAAAGGATAATTCTATCACTTGAAAAAAGCGGTTTTAAATTTCCTGATACGTCAGCACTGGAAGTATTAATTATCCCTATCGGGAATGAAGCGATTAAAGAATCGATTGGACTTATGCAGGAACTACATTCAGCAGAGATTTCTGCACTTATTGCTGATGAGGATTCATCAGTCGGCAGCAATCTAAAATATTGTGATAAAAATAACATTCCTTTTGCAATATTGATTGGAGAAACAGAGCTGAGGACAGGTATGTACGTAATAAAAGATATTCAACAAAAGGATCAGTCAGAAATACAAAAGAACGAAGTTGTTACATATATTAAATCCTATCAAGGAGATGCCGTATGA